In 'Nostoc azollae' 0708, the following are encoded in one genomic region:
- a CDS encoding WD40 repeat domain-containing protein: protein MSFDIVGAAVDFVTLTTNRIISAFTSQTLIKENQINLPATVQKVRQDQRVIQAEMDYYQRREARKKEFMQIQETPVNTDTEVILLPDRQKKLLKIKREEIEDRSKLSALYLDLSRETTAKEIEFKQKELQRIFDQQKWPGILSRDEAQRIFIDEHKKPRLLMLVPPPDISEDFPISFRDSLKKEIRNQLKLFLEKYYPLHGDYCPVEFYGKYFERSIFDAEVKQLETILSAIPTAIIYTDITDHEVYLNVKFWGLQEPVSLSFEPWNWEEVKGQLEEVGSDQTKSLRAIRQTIVILHKLLAAFLADWYYLNINPNYEPQLFKLSADFPSVWTKEMLQKLRIILQRYRAAYNYELKTLANLEIKKPKVWHCVDTLYGHSNYVFSIAVNPHGETFVSGSADKNIKIWDIQTGELIHTLTGHSNYVCSVAFSADGQKIASSSYDKTFKLWNCLKSKTFIEHSDCVTSVAFNYDGNTLATASLDKTIKIWDLNTERLIYTLTDHANYINCVIFTLDGQKLISCDSDKTIKIWSVKQGLEIVSITGHTDAVNTIAISPDGKIFATGSHDKTIKLWYLATAELLHSFNGHINSVTSVAFSPDGKTLVSGSSDNTIKLWNLESKELINTFSEHSSSINSVAFSVDGNKIISGSADNTIKIWQFD from the coding sequence ATGTCATTTGATATTGTTGGTGCTGCCGTCGATTTTGTTACTCTTACCACTAATCGAATTATTTCAGCATTTACCAGCCAAACACTTATTAAAGAAAATCAAATTAATCTACCTGCCACAGTTCAAAAAGTCAGACAAGATCAGCGCGTAATTCAAGCAGAGATGGATTACTATCAGCGTAGAGAAGCCAGAAAAAAAGAATTTATGCAAATTCAGGAGACCCCCGTTAATACAGATACAGAGGTAATATTATTACCTGATAGGCAAAAGAAATTACTTAAAATCAAGCGGGAAGAAATCGAAGATAGGAGCAAATTAAGTGCATTGTATTTAGATTTAAGTCGAGAGACAACTGCTAAAGAAATTGAATTTAAACAAAAAGAACTTCAGAGAATTTTCGATCAGCAAAAATGGCCTGGTATTTTGAGTCGTGATGAAGCACAGAGAATTTTCATAGATGAACACAAGAAACCACGCTTATTGATGTTAGTACCACCTCCAGATATTAGCGAAGACTTTCCGATTTCATTCCGTGATAGCCTCAAAAAAGAAATTCGCAACCAATTAAAACTATTTTTAGAAAAATATTATCCTCTTCATGGTGATTACTGCCCAGTTGAATTTTATGGTAAATATTTTGAGCGTTCAATTTTTGATGCCGAAGTTAAGCAATTAGAAACAATCTTATCCGCTATACCAACCGCAATTATTTACACTGACATTACAGACCACGAAGTTTATTTAAATGTCAAATTTTGGGGTTTGCAAGAACCAGTATCTTTATCTTTTGAGCCTTGGAACTGGGAAGAAGTAAAAGGACAACTTGAAGAAGTTGGCAGCGATCAGACTAAGAGTTTGCGAGCAATTAGACAAACTATTGTCATTCTGCACAAGCTGTTAGCAGCATTTTTAGCAGATTGGTATTACCTAAACATCAACCCAAATTATGAACCTCAGCTATTTAAATTAAGTGCAGATTTTCCTTCAGTCTGGACTAAAGAAATGTTGCAGAAACTAAGAATTATCCTACAAAGATATAGAGCAGCTTATAACTATGAGTTAAAAACATTAGCAAATCTTGAAATAAAAAAACCAAAGGTTTGGCATTGTGTTGATACTCTGTATGGTCATTCAAATTATGTTTTTTCAATTGCTGTCAATCCTCACGGAGAAACATTTGTTAGTGGCAGTGCAGATAAAAACATTAAAATCTGGGATATCCAAACAGGTGAACTTATTCACACTTTAACTGGACATTCCAACTATGTTTGCTCAGTGGCTTTTTCTGCTGATGGACAAAAAATTGCTAGTAGTAGCTATGACAAAACATTTAAGTTATGGAATTGCTTAAAAAGCAAAACTTTCATTGAACATTCAGATTGTGTAACTTCAGTTGCCTTTAATTATGATGGTAATACCTTGGCTACAGCCAGCTTAGATAAAACCATTAAAATATGGGATTTAAACACTGAAAGGTTAATATATACTTTAACTGACCATGCAAATTATATTAACTGTGTAATTTTTACATTGGATGGACAAAAATTAATTAGCTGCGACTCTGATAAAACTATCAAAATATGGAGTGTTAAACAAGGACTAGAAATTGTTAGCATTACTGGACATACAGATGCAGTCAATACTATAGCTATTAGCCCTGATGGCAAAATTTTTGCAACTGGTAGTCATGACAAGACAATTAAACTTTGGTATTTGGCAACAGCAGAACTCCTGCACTCATTTAATGGACATATAAATTCTGTCACCAGCGTTGCTTTTAGTCCTGATGGTAAAACTTTAGTAAGTGGCAGTAGTGACAAC
- a CDS encoding sulfate/molybdate ABC transporter ATP-binding protein, protein MGIVVENVSKQFGSFQAVDQVSLEINSGSLVALLGPSGSGKSTLLRLISGLEMPDSGKIILTGKDATYQSVQERNIGFVFQHYALFKHLTVRQNIAFGLEIRKAPKKKIEGKVEQLLELVQLNGLGDRYPSQLSGGQRQRVALARALAVEPNVLLLDEPFGALDAKVRKDLRAWLRRLHDEVHVTTVFVTHDQEEAMEVSDEIVVMNKGKVEQVGTPAEIYDHPASAFVMSFIGPVNVLPSNSKIFQTSGFDSVNPEVFLRPQDVIVERIANGTTAPAIVSRVIHLGWEIQVEVKLDDGQTVTAHLTRDRFDELKLEAQERVYVKPKDAKSFPLYYSI, encoded by the coding sequence GTGGGCATTGTAGTTGAAAACGTCTCTAAGCAATTTGGCAGTTTCCAAGCTGTTGATCAAGTGAGTCTAGAAATAAATAGCGGTTCACTAGTTGCATTACTAGGACCTTCAGGTTCTGGTAAATCTACCCTGTTGCGATTAATATCCGGTTTAGAAATGCCCGATAGTGGCAAAATTATACTGACAGGCAAGGATGCTACATATCAAAGTGTGCAAGAACGTAATATTGGATTTGTATTTCAGCATTATGCCTTATTTAAGCATTTAACAGTCAGACAAAATATTGCTTTTGGCTTAGAAATTCGTAAAGCTCCGAAAAAGAAAATAGAGGGGAAAGTAGAACAGTTATTAGAATTAGTACAATTGAATGGGTTAGGCGATCGCTATCCTTCCCAACTTTCTGGTGGACAAAGGCAACGGGTAGCATTAGCTAGAGCATTGGCTGTAGAACCTAACGTATTATTACTAGATGAGCCATTTGGCGCATTAGATGCCAAAGTACGTAAAGATTTACGTGCTTGGTTACGTCGTCTCCATGATGAAGTCCACGTTACCACCGTTTTCGTTACTCATGACCAAGAAGAAGCAATGGAAGTCTCGGATGAGATCGTAGTTATGAATAAAGGAAAAGTGGAACAAGTAGGAACACCAGCAGAAATCTATGACCATCCCGCTTCAGCATTCGTTATGAGCTTTATTGGTCCGGTGAATGTGTTACCCAGTAACTCCAAAATTTTCCAGACCAGCGGCTTCGATTCAGTTAATCCCGAAGTATTCTTGCGTCCCCAAGATGTAATTGTAGAAAGAATCGCCAACGGCACCACAGCACCAGCTATAGTGAGTCGTGTGATTCATTTGGGGTGGGAAATTCAGGTAGAGGTAAAGTTAGATGATGGACAAACTGTTACCGCCCACTTAACACGTGATCGCTTTGATGAGTTAAAGTTAGAAGCCCAAGAGCGCGTCTACGTCAAGCCCAAAGACGCGAAATCTTTCCCACTTTACTATTCTATATAG
- the yidD gene encoding membrane protein insertion efficiency factor YidD gives MSVTAIAGYQIHISPHKGFQCAHRVLYGSESCSQYIKRVIAEEG, from the coding sequence ATCAGTGTAACGGCGATTGCAGGCTATCAAATACACATTTCTCCCCACAAAGGCTTTCAATGCGCTCATCGAGTCTTGTATGGCAGCGAATCTTGCTCTCAATACATTAAACGGGTCATTGCTGAGGAAGGGTGA
- the chlP gene encoding geranylgeranyl reductase, with protein MTLRVAVVGSGPAGSSAAETLAKAGIETYLIERKLDNAKPCGGAIPLCMVSEFDLPPEIIDRRVRKMKMISPSNREVDINLVNEEEYIGMCRREVLDGFLRERAAKLGANLINATVHKLDIPTNNTDPYTIHYVDHTEGGAQGITKTLKVDLVIGADGANSRIAKEMDAGDYNYAIAFQERIRLPQDKMAYYNDMAEMYVGNDVSTDFYAWVFPKYDHVAVGTGTMQVNKANIKQLQAGIRARASKKLAGGQIIKVEAHPIPEHPRPRRVVGRIALVGDAAGYVTKSSGEGIYFAAKSGRMCAETIVEVSNNGVRIPTENDLKIYLKRWDKKYGLTYKVLDILQTVFYRSDATREAFVEMCDDMDVQRLTFDSYLYKTVVPANPITQLKITAKTIASLLRGNALAP; from the coding sequence TTGACACTACGGGTTGCTGTTGTTGGTTCAGGCCCAGCTGGTTCATCTGCTGCTGAGACATTAGCAAAAGCTGGGATTGAAACTTATTTAATTGAGCGCAAGCTGGATAACGCTAAGCCTTGCGGGGGTGCTATTCCCCTATGTATGGTGAGTGAGTTTGACCTACCTCCAGAGATTATCGACCGTCGAGTGCGGAAGATGAAAATGATTTCTCCTTCTAATCGTGAGGTAGATATCAATCTGGTAAATGAAGAAGAATATATAGGAATGTGCCGCCGTGAAGTATTGGATGGATTCCTACGCGAACGGGCGGCAAAACTAGGTGCTAATTTAATTAACGCCACTGTTCATAAACTTGATATACCCACAAACAACACTGACCCCTATACAATCCATTACGTTGACCATACAGAAGGTGGGGCACAAGGGATTACGAAAACACTGAAGGTAGATTTAGTGATTGGTGCTGATGGGGCAAATTCCCGCATTGCTAAAGAAATGGATGCTGGGGATTACAATTATGCGATCGCATTCCAAGAACGCATTCGTCTACCCCAAGACAAAATGGCCTACTACAACGACATGGCCGAAATGTATGTGGGTAATGACGTTTCTACCGACTTCTATGCTTGGGTATTTCCCAAATATGATCACGTAGCTGTTGGTACAGGAACAATGCAGGTTAATAAAGCCAACATCAAACAGTTACAAGCGGGTATTCGCGCCCGTGCTTCTAAAAAATTAGCTGGTGGTCAAATTATCAAAGTCGAAGCCCACCCCATCCCTGAACATCCCCGTCCTCGTCGTGTAGTTGGACGTATTGCGTTGGTAGGTGATGCTGCTGGTTATGTCACCAAGTCCTCTGGTGAAGGTATCTATTTCGCGGCTAAATCTGGACGGATGTGTGCAGAAACCATTGTGGAAGTTTCTAACAATGGTGTGCGTATTCCTACAGAAAACGACTTGAAGATTTACCTGAAGCGTTGGGATAAGAAATACGGACTCACTTACAAGGTATTGGATATTCTTCAAACCGTGTTCTATCGTTCCGATGCTACCCGTGAAGCATTTGTAGAAATGTGTGATGACATGGATGTACAACGGCTAACATTTGATAGCTATTTATACAAAACAGTAGTTCCAGCTAACCCCATCACTCAACTCAAAATTACTGCCAAAACCATCGCTAGTTTATTACGCGGTAATGCCCTTGCACCTTAA
- a CDS encoding DUF4212 domain-containing protein — protein MDEEQRRAYWLANTALIRNLLIIWALASSVFSILLVQPLNTIRFFGLPFGFWMAQQGSILIFVGLIFTYAFQMDKLDRKYNKK, from the coding sequence ATGGATGAAGAACAACGCCGTGCCTATTGGCTTGCTAACACTGCTTTAATTAGAAATCTTTTAATTATTTGGGCGTTAGCTTCAAGTGTTTTTAGCATTTTATTGGTTCAACCATTAAATACAATTCGCTTTTTTGGTTTACCTTTTGGCTTTTGGATGGCACAACAAGGATCTATTTTGATTTTTGTGGGTTTGATTTTTACCTATGCTTTCCAAATGGATAAATTAGACCGCAAGTATAATAAGAAGTGA
- a CDS encoding sodium:solute symporter family protein: protein MSVELWTIILVGLSFALYIYIGWQSRVKDTKDFFIAGQGIPSIANGAATAADWMSAASFISMAGLISTLGYDGSIYLMGWTGGYVLLALLLAPYLRKFGKYTVPDFVGERYKSNLARLVAVVAAIFVSLTYVAGQMRGVGIVFSRFLEVDINTGVIIGIVIVGFLAVLGGMKGITWTQVAQYCILIFAYLIPAIALAFILTGNPVPQLAFTFSDVADNLNKIQTDLGFAQYTQPFANKTMMDVLFITIALMVGTAGLPHIIVRFYTVPNVRAARFSAGWALLFIAILYTTAPALSMFARYNLIQSLHNHTVEEVRQLDWANKWEKTKLLTFEDKNKDGKLQLTSKKETNEITIDNDIIVLSTPEVAKLAPWVIALVAAGGLAAALSTASGLLLVISSSIAHDVYYRIFDSTASEEKRVFVGRTVVGFALVLAGYFGVNPPGFVSQVVAFAFGLAAASFFPVIVLGIFDKRTNAEGAIAGMLTGFIFTIIYIIGVKFTGMTPWFFGVSAEGIGTLGMIINFIVTITVSRCTPPPGADIQALVEDLRTPSFEE, encoded by the coding sequence GTGTCAGTTGAACTTTGGACAATTATCTTAGTTGGACTTTCTTTTGCACTCTATATTTACATTGGTTGGCAATCACGGGTAAAGGATACAAAAGATTTCTTTATTGCTGGTCAGGGTATTCCTTCCATTGCTAACGGTGCAGCAACAGCAGCTGATTGGATGTCTGCGGCTTCGTTTATTTCCATGGCTGGGCTAATTTCTACTTTGGGTTATGATGGTTCAATTTATTTGATGGGTTGGACTGGTGGCTATGTTTTGTTAGCTTTATTATTAGCCCCATATTTGCGGAAATTTGGTAAATATACAGTTCCCGATTTTGTAGGCGAGCGCTATAAATCTAATCTAGCTCGTTTAGTAGCAGTAGTTGCAGCTATTTTCGTTTCTCTTACCTACGTTGCTGGCCAGATGCGCGGTGTAGGTATTGTCTTTAGCCGCTTTTTAGAAGTTGATATCAATACTGGTGTCATTATCGGTATAGTAATAGTCGGCTTTCTTGCAGTGTTGGGAGGAATGAAGGGTATTACTTGGACACAAGTTGCCCAATATTGCATCTTAATTTTCGCTTATTTGATTCCTGCCATTGCGCTCGCCTTTATTCTCACGGGCAATCCTGTTCCTCAGTTAGCATTTACCTTTAGTGATGTTGCTGATAACTTAAATAAAATTCAGACCGATTTAGGGTTTGCACAATATACCCAACCTTTTGCTAACAAAACCATGATGGATGTCCTATTCATCACTATTGCTTTGATGGTAGGAACTGCGGGTTTACCCCACATTATCGTCCGGTTTTACACAGTACCTAATGTGCGTGCAGCGAGATTTTCCGCAGGTTGGGCATTATTATTTATCGCCATTCTTTACACAACTGCCCCGGCTTTATCCATGTTTGCCCGCTACAATTTAATTCAATCTCTCCACAACCATACAGTTGAAGAGGTTAGACAATTAGACTGGGCAAATAAATGGGAAAAAACCAAACTCCTCACTTTTGAAGATAAAAACAAAGATGGTAAATTACAGTTAACTAGCAAAAAAGAAACTAACGAAATTACCATCGACAATGATATTATTGTTCTCTCTACCCCAGAAGTTGCTAAACTCGCACCTTGGGTCATAGCTTTAGTGGCAGCGGGAGGTTTAGCAGCAGCATTGTCAACAGCTTCTGGTTTATTACTAGTAATTTCTAGTTCTATTGCCCATGACGTTTATTATCGCATCTTCGATTCTACAGCTTCCGAAGAAAAACGAGTATTTGTAGGCCGAACAGTTGTCGGTTTTGCCTTAGTTCTTGCAGGTTATTTTGGCGTAAACCCCCCTGGTTTTGTGTCTCAGGTCGTAGCTTTTGCCTTTGGTTTAGCTGCTGCTAGTTTCTTCCCAGTGATAGTTTTAGGAATTTTTGATAAACGCACAAATGCCGAAGGTGCTATTGCGGGAATGTTAACCGGTTTCATTTTCACTATCATCTATATTATCGGTGTGAAATTTACGGGAATGACACCTTGGTTTTTTGGAGTTTCTGCTGAAGGTATCGGCACCTTAGGGATGATCATTAATTTTATTGTCACCATTACAGTTTCCCGTTGTACTCCACCACCAGGAGCAGATATTCAAGCTTTAGTTGAAGATTTACGTACTCCTAGTTTTGAAGAATAG
- a CDS encoding tetratricopeptide repeat protein, with protein MKGQLFTQKRQVLGKIFTIAVLTGCTGMLCVSCNRSQDVLVTEIGVSPPNRLTPKTSKAGEFYIQGQNQHAKGNSQAAIAAYSKSISLNSQYAPAFKSRGLAYFDVGNKEGAIADYNQALRLNPNDAETYNNRGNARASLGDQQNAITDYNEAIRLANNYAQAYNNRGNARATQGHKNGALADYTQAIRIDQNYAVAYNNRGNTYASQGDQQKAIADYNQAIRLNPNFAPAFNNRGNAFAATGDKRSALQDLQRAAAILDKEGNKELYQQVMKNIEELGR; from the coding sequence ATGAAAGGGCAGTTATTTACACAGAAAAGGCAAGTTTTAGGCAAAATATTCACGATAGCAGTGCTTACTGGTTGCACTGGAATGTTATGTGTTTCTTGCAATAGAAGTCAGGATGTTTTGGTGACAGAAATAGGGGTTAGTCCTCCAAATCGTCTGACTCCTAAAACTTCCAAAGCTGGAGAATTCTATATTCAAGGACAGAATCAACACGCTAAAGGCAACTCCCAAGCTGCTATTGCTGCCTATAGTAAGTCGATTAGTCTTAATTCTCAATATGCACCGGCGTTTAAGAGTCGAGGGTTAGCATATTTTGATGTTGGTAATAAAGAAGGTGCGATCGCAGATTATAATCAAGCTTTGCGTCTCAATCCCAATGATGCGGAAACCTACAATAACAGGGGAAATGCCCGTGCATCTCTGGGAGATCAACAAAATGCGATCACAGATTACAATGAAGCTATTCGTCTAGCTAATAACTACGCTCAAGCTTACAATAATCGCGGAAATGCCCGTGCTACCCAAGGACATAAAAACGGGGCTCTGGCGGATTATACTCAAGCTATTCGTATCGATCAAAACTATGCTGTTGCCTATAATAACCGAGGCAATACTTATGCTTCTCAGGGTGATCAACAGAAAGCGATCGCAGATTATAATCAAGCTATCCGCCTCAATCCTAACTTTGCACCTGCCTTTAATAATCGTGGTAATGCCTTTGCCGCTACTGGAGACAAACGCAGTGCATTACAAGACCTACAACGGGCAGCAGCTATCCTTGATAAGGAAGGTAACAAAGAATTGTATCAACAAGTAATGAAGAATATTGAAGAATTGGGAAGGTAA
- a CDS encoding zinc-binding dehydrogenase, which translates to MKNANGCLREELGFNAAINYKTADLIAALTESCPNGIDIYFENVGGKILHAVLTQVNLNACIPLCGLTPAYNAQKP; encoded by the coding sequence ATGAAAAATGCCAATGGTTGCTTGCGGGAAGAATTGGGTTTTAACGCTGCAATTAACTACAAAACCGCTGATTTAATTGCAGCCCTAACTGAGTCATGTCCTAATGGGATTGATATCTATTTCGAGAATGTTGGTGGGAAAATTCTTCATGCTGTTTTGACGCAAGTGAATTTAAATGCATGCATTCCTTTATGTGGATTAACTCCTGCTTATAATGCTCAAAAACCGTAA
- a CDS encoding RNA recognition motif domain-containing protein produces MSIYVGNLSYEVTQDTLSAVFAEYGSVRRVQLPTDRETGKLRGFGFVEMGTEAEETTAIEALDGAEWMGRDLKVNKAKPREDRGGSFGGGGGNRSGGFRNRY; encoded by the coding sequence ATGTCAATTTACGTAGGCAACCTCTCTTATGAAGTTACCCAAGATACTCTAAGTGCGGTTTTTGCAGAATATGGTTCTGTAAGGCGGGTGCAACTACCTACCGACCGTGAAACAGGCAAACTGCGCGGGTTTGGTTTTGTGGAAATGGGTACAGAAGCTGAAGAAACAACTGCTATTGAAGCACTTGATGGTGCTGAATGGATGGGTCGTGATTTGAAAGTTAACAAAGCTAAACCCAGGGAAGATAGAGGTGGTTCTTTTGGTGGTGGTGGTGGAAATCGCAGTGGTGGTTTCCGCAACCGTTACTAA
- a CDS encoding antitoxin family protein: MMPHTLKAVYRNGTFILETACNLPEGSEVELLIQSISVVSPPISDLESKERFLKSLISRMQQNPIPLNTPHFTREMLHERS, translated from the coding sequence ATGATGCCCCATACCCTAAAAGCAGTTTATCGTAACGGCACGTTCATTTTAGAAACAGCCTGTAATCTACCTGAAGGTTCTGAGGTTGAATTACTCATCCAATCAATATCTGTTGTTTCCCCACCCATTTCAGACCTAGAGAGTAAAGAACGTTTTCTCAAATCTCTAATTTCCCGAATGCAGCAAAATCCGATTCCCTTAAATACACCTCATTTTACACGGGAGATGCTACATGAACGAAGTTGA
- a CDS encoding TIGR00300 family protein — protein sequence MVPQIRFLMCAPDHYNVDYVINPWMEGNIHKSSREHAVEQWNKLYNNIKNHAIVDLVAPEKGWPDMVFSANAGLVLGKNVVLSRFLHKERQGEEPYFQQWFEQNGYNVYNLPKDLPFEGAGDALLDREGRWLWAGYGFRSELDSHPYLAKWLDIEVISLRLMDERFYHLDTCFCPLSNGYLLYYPGAFDSYSNRVIEMRVVPEKRIPIAEADAVNFACNAVNVDSIVIMNKASESLKSRLAEVGFQVIETPLTEFLKAGGAAKCLTLRVTEPIAEEVHANVCVESRIIRMEGHLLDAGLINRALDLIVEMGGSFQVLKFNLGEQRQSTSAAEVRVSAPSHEVMEEIISQLIDLGAVDLPQDQRDSKLEPVVQAGIAPDDFYVSTIYPTQIRVNGEWLKVQNQRMDGAITISQTANGIVAKCKLLRDLEIGDRVVVDVLGIRTIRKAESREQRNSQEFGFMSSGVSSERRVELVVEQVAWELRKIKDRGGKVVVTAGPVVIHTGGGEHLSRLIREGYVQGLLGGNAIAVHDMEQNILGTSLGVDMKRGVVVRGGHRHHLKVINTVRRFGSIAKAVEAGVVKSGVMYECVKNNIPFSLAGSIRDDGPLPDTQMNLILAQQEYSQIIQGAEMILMLSSMLHSIGVGNMTPAGVKMVCVDINPAVVTKLSDRGSIESVGVVTDVGLFLSLLIQQLDKLTSPYVAKVA from the coding sequence ATGGTTCCCCAAATTCGGTTTTTAATGTGCGCTCCCGACCATTATAATGTGGATTATGTGATTAATCCTTGGATGGAAGGGAATATTCACAAATCCTCACGTGAGCACGCTGTAGAACAATGGAATAAATTATACAATAATATCAAAAATCACGCCATAGTTGATTTAGTTGCACCAGAGAAGGGTTGGCCTGATATGGTATTTAGTGCCAATGCAGGTTTAGTCCTCGGTAAAAACGTCGTTCTCAGCCGCTTTTTACATAAAGAACGGCAAGGTGAAGAACCGTATTTTCAACAATGGTTTGAGCAAAACGGTTATAATGTTTACAATCTTCCCAAAGACCTACCCTTTGAAGGTGCTGGTGACGCACTCTTAGACAGAGAAGGGCGTTGGTTATGGGCTGGATACGGTTTTCGGTCAGAATTAGATTCTCACCCCTATTTGGCTAAATGGCTGGATATTGAAGTGATTTCTCTCCGGTTGATGGATGAACGTTTTTATCATCTTGATACCTGTTTCTGTCCTTTATCAAATGGTTATTTGCTGTATTATCCTGGTGCTTTTGACTCCTACTCCAACCGGGTGATTGAAATGCGCGTCGTACCAGAAAAGCGCATTCCTATTGCAGAAGCTGATGCTGTTAATTTCGCCTGTAATGCAGTGAATGTTGATAGCATCGTGATTATGAACAAAGCCAGTGAGAGTTTAAAATCACGTTTGGCGGAAGTGGGTTTTCAAGTCATTGAAACGCCTTTAACGGAATTTCTCAAAGCTGGTGGTGCGGCTAAATGCTTAACTTTGCGAGTAACTGAACCAATTGCGGAAGAAGTACACGCTAATGTGTGTGTAGAAAGCCGTATTATCCGTATGGAAGGACATTTGCTAGATGCAGGTTTAATTAACCGTGCTTTAGATTTGATTGTGGAAATGGGGGGAAGTTTCCAAGTTCTGAAATTCAACTTGGGAGAACAACGCCAAAGTACATCTGCGGCTGAGGTGAGGGTATCTGCACCATCCCACGAGGTGATGGAAGAGATTATATCTCAGTTGATTGATTTAGGTGCGGTTGATTTACCCCAGGATCAACGAGATTCTAAATTAGAACCAGTGGTACAAGCAGGTATCGCTCCTGATGATTTCTATGTCAGCACGATTTATCCCACTCAGATCCGGGTAAATGGAGAATGGCTGAAGGTGCAGAATCAACGCATGGATGGTGCGATCACCATTTCTCAAACTGCCAATGGTATAGTAGCTAAGTGTAAACTATTGCGTGATTTGGAAATAGGCGATCGCGTCGTAGTTGATGTTTTAGGTATCCGCACCATCCGCAAAGCCGAATCACGAGAACAACGCAACTCCCAAGAATTTGGCTTTATGTCTTCCGGTGTTTCCAGCGAAAGACGGGTAGAATTAGTTGTTGAACAAGTGGCTTGGGAATTACGTAAAATCAAGGATAGGGGTGGTAAAGTAGTTGTCACCGCTGGACCAGTGGTAATTCATACAGGTGGTGGTGAGCATTTATCCCGACTGATTCGAGAAGGTTACGTTCAAGGTCTTTTGGGTGGAAATGCGATCGCAGTCCATGATATGGAACAAAATATCTTGGGTACATCCCTGGGTGTGGACATGAAGCGAGGTGTGGTTGTACGCGGTGGACACCGACATCACCTGAAGGTAATTAACACTGTCCGTCGTTTTGGTAGCATTGCTAAAGCTGTAGAAGCTGGAGTGGTAAAAAGTGGGGTGATGTATGAATGTGTGAAAAACAACATACCTTTTTCCCTCGCTGGTTCAATTCGTGATGATGGACCCTTACCAGATACCCAAATGAACCTGATTTTAGCACAACAGGAATATTCTCAAATCATCCAGGGTGCGGAGATGATTTTGATGTTGTCTTCTATGCTGCATTCTATCGGTGTCGGAAATATGACTCCAGCCGGTGTGAAGATGGTTTGTGTGGATATTAACCCGGCTGTGGTGACAAAATTGAGCGATCGCGGTTCAATAGAATCAGTAGGTGTCGTGACAGATGTGGGTTTGTTCCTCAGTCTCTTGATTCAACAGTTGGATAAGTTGACAAGTCCCTATGTTGCTAAGGTAGCTTAA
- a CDS encoding DUF4351 domain-containing protein translates to METKQDIAAYTEILPGLQFEKDFIRHLLSEDIMKESVIYQDIFQKGELKFCLPLLNQRFGEMDPEIIAQIKVLPIEQPENLGVALLNIPEVADLVNCLNRALAELIICYNGGLSLS, encoded by the coding sequence ATGGAGACTAAACAGGATATTGCGGCTTACACAGAAATTTTACCAGGTTTGCAGTTTGAGAAAGATTTTATTCGTCACTTGTTAAGTGAGGACATTATGAAGGAGTCAGTCATTTATCAGGATATTTTCCAAAAGGGAGAACTTAAGTTTTGTCTACCGTTACTTAATCAACGGTTTGGAGAAATGGATCCAGAAATAATTGCCCAAATTAAAGTGTTACCCATAGAACAGCCAGAAAATTTAGGTGTAGCTTTGTTGAATATTCCTGAAGTTGCTGATTTAGTAAATTGCTTGAATAGAGCTCTTGCAGAATTAATTATATGTTATAATGGGGGGTTGTCTTTGTCTTAG